One genomic region from Vitis riparia cultivar Riparia Gloire de Montpellier isolate 1030 chromosome 17, EGFV_Vit.rip_1.0, whole genome shotgun sequence encodes:
- the LOC117904641 gene encoding plant intracellular Ras-group-related LRR protein 9-like codes for MDPNPKTFPVLSYVMSRLPKLGSKPPASDSSQIDIESGDVGASTSATGGSGELVDQMPHLSHPKILASMTLAISDVAQTRSVLQTLGERPDHEAVDKAKAKIVEIDSRLSKQLEEIVLSPRPSSIERLQFRAHQAEKEQECRQAAEKEKQIYKAVVQLDEMHEAYEKLLKEAEERLVKLYESASAFADDVEHLPVKEETNEEVVGVLQEASGKGLERVDLSGRRLRFLPEAFGKIRSLVALNLSCNQLEFIPDSIAALENLEELNLSSNLLELLPDSIGLLVNLKILDASGNKLLVLPDSICHCRSLVELDVSFNNLTYLPTNIGYELVNLKRLSINLNKIRSLPTSIGEMRSLCHLDAHFNELRGLPFAIGRLTNLETLNLSSNFSDLTELPETIGDLTNLRELDLSNNQIQALPDTFGRLDNLNKLNLDQNPLVIPPVEVVNEGVEAVKVFMAKRWLEILVEEEQKSLLEVKEQTQTGWLTRSTSWLGGVVSGVSQSVSGYLGPGPRDPYLDQQL; via the exons ATGGATCCAAACCCTAAAACCTTCCCGGTTCTCTCTTACGTCATGTCTCGACTTCCTAAACTTGGTTCCAAACCCCCCGCCTCCGACTCTTCCCAAATCGACATCGAGTCCGGTGATGTTGGTGCTTCCACCTCTGCCACCGGCGGATCTGGTGAGCTCGTCGATCAGATGCCTCACCTTAGTCACCCCAAAATCTTGGCCTCCATGACTCTTGCTATCTCCGACGTCGCCCAAACCCGATCTGTCCTCCAAACCCTCGGTGAACGACCTGATCACGAGGCAGTCGACAAAGCCAAGGCCAAAATCGTGGAAATCGACTCCCGACTGTCGAAGCAGCTCGAGGAAATCGTGCTCTCGCCTCGGCCGTCGAGCATCGAGCGGCTGCAGTTCAGGGCGCATCAGGCGGAGAAGGAGCAGGAATGCCGGCAGGCGGCGGAGAAGGAGAAGCAGATTTACAAGGCTGTGGTGCAGCTGGATGAGATGCACGAGGCATACGAGAAGTTGTTGAAGGAGGCAGAGGAGAGGCTGGTCAAGCTTTACGAGTCAGCATCGGCTTTTGCCGATGACGTGGAGCATTTGCCCGTGAAGGAGGAGACGAATGAGGAGGTTGTTGGGGTCTTGCAAGAGGCGTCTGGAAAAGGGTTAGAGAGAGTGGATCTATCTGGTCGGCGGTTGCGGTTTTTGCCAGAAGCGTTTGGGAAGATTCGTAGCTTGGTTGCGCTCAATCTCTCTTGCAATCAACTTGAG TTCATTCCTGATTCGATAGCTGCACTAGAAAATCTCGAGGAGCTTAATCTTTCTTCAAATCTTTTAGAGTTGCTTCCAGACTCTATTGGGTTGTTGGTTAATTTGAAGATCTTGGATGCCTCTGGGAACAAGCTGCTTGTCTTACCTGATAGCATTTGTCATTGCAG GTCATTGGTCGAGCTGGATGTGAGCTTCAACAACCTGACATATTTGCCAACTAATATTGGGTATGAATTGGTGAATTTAAAGAGGCTTTCAATCAATCTGAACAAGATCCGTTCCCTTCCCACTTCTATTGGTGAAATGAGGTCTTTGTGCCATCTTGATGCCCACTTCAATGAGCTCCGTGGCCTTCCATTTGCGATAGGGAGATTGACTAATCTTGAGACCCTCAATCTGAGTAGTAATTTCAGTGACCTCACAGAACTTCCTGAAACAATTGGTGATTTAACAAACCTGAGGGAACTTGATCTCAGCAACAACCAAATCCAAGCTCTTCCTGATACTTTTGGCCGGCTTGACAATCTGAACAAGCTCAACTTGGACCAAAACCCTCTTGTTATTCCCCCTGTGGAGGTTGTGAATGAAGGAGTTGAAGCTGTTAAGGTTTTCATGGCCAAGAGGTGGCTTGAGATTCTTGTGGAGGAAGAACAGAAGAGCTTGCTTGAGGTGAAAGAACAAACACAGACTGGTTGGTTGACACGCAGCACCTCCTGGTTGGGTGGTGTTGTTTCAGGTGTAAGCCAGAGTGTTTCAGGGTATTTAGGACCTGGTCCCAGAGACCCTTACCTTGATCAGCAATTATGA